AGATTAAGAAAATCTTAGTCAAATTGATGATTCATCAGGGTTTATGCGTTAATGCTGTTTAAAGCTATCTTTGACAAGAGGTTGCAAGCTCAAGTCAAAGCACAAAGCGAGTAGAAAGACTCCTGGCGATCGCAAAATTGCTTAAATACATCCCTAGATAGGTTTGTCGTTCTTGTCATCAATCGTCAGGATCTAACATCAAGACTTTTGTTTAGTAAAGAAGAGTTAATTTTTTGTCTAGACGTTGAAAATGTCAACATTTATAAAGCTATAGAGCATCAAAACTATTTATGTATCAAGCTCGTAGTCGAAAAGGAGCGAGTTCAAAAATCCATTTGCGACTTAATATTTCAAATGGCATAACATTTATAGCCGTACAAAATTAGTTTAGGACAATTAGGGTTATCGGCTCGTAGGTAGTAGGTAGTAGGTAGTAGATTTTAGTTAAAAAACGTCCTAACATTGTCTAGTATTGCTATAACAAGTAGATCGAGTAGATATTATCAGTTAAAGCAAAAAAATATAGCATCTATGTTACTCAATATATTTATTATTTCCCTCTTAGGTTTTGTGACTCTATATGTCCTGCGGGGGATCGGTATGATTACTTTTATCTCGGGAGGAGTAATTACAATATTATTAATGACTACGGTGATCTCAGGTTTAACCTGGGGGATTTTAAAAACCAGAAGATATTAGATATTTAGCGAAAAAAAATTGAACGTAATTGTTATTGGTGGGGGTGCTGCGGGGTTTTTCGGCGCGATCGCTTGTGCTGAAGCCAATCCTCAACTTAAAGTCACCTTAATTGAAGCTGGAAATAAACCTCTAGCTAAAGTGCGCATCTCTGGGGGTGGCAGGTGCAACGTAACCCATCACTGTTTTGAACCTGCTCGTTTAGTAGCCAACTATCCCCGTGGTGGTAAAGCTTTGCGCGGTGCATTTTCCCGCTTTCAGCCACAAGATACGGTGCAGTGGTATGAATCCCGTGGGGTTAAGCTCAAAACCGAAGCCGATGGCAGAATGTTCCCCATTACCGATAGCTCAGAGACGATTATCAATTGCTTAATGCGAGCAGCCGATCGAGCAGGAGTGGAGCTATGTACAGGGGTAGGAGTAAAGACGGTTAAACATTACCAGGATGAGGGCCAGCAAAACTATTTCCAGGTTGAATTAAAAAATGAGCGAGTAATGAAATGCGATCGCCTGTTAATTGCTACAGGCAGCAATCCATTAGGCTACCGTTGGGCAAAAAACTTAGGACACAAAATAGAGCCTGCTGTACCTTCTTTGTTCACCTTTAATGTTCGAGATTCACGTTTAGAGGGTTTAGCTGGGGTTAGTGTAAGT
This portion of the Pleurocapsa minor HA4230-MV1 genome encodes:
- a CDS encoding NAD(P)/FAD-dependent oxidoreductase, with translation MFSEKKLNVIVIGGGAAGFFGAIACAEANPQLKVTLIEAGNKPLAKVRISGGGRCNVTHHCFEPARLVANYPRGGKALRGAFSRFQPQDTVQWYESRGVKLKTEADGRMFPITDSSETIINCLMRAADRAGVELCTGVGVKTVKHYQDEGQQNYFQVELKNERVMKCDRLLIATGSNPLGYRWAKNLGHKIEPAVPSLFTFNVRDSRLEGLAGVSVSNAQVKLGTGKNKLEQTGALLITHWGVSGPAILKLSAWGARSLFDFKYNSPLQINWLPESNQEDLSQLLTALKQTNPQKKIVNYCPVELPKRLWQSLIKYVEINPNKVWSEISKKELNKLVAEIVQGQYEIKGKGVFKDEFVTCGGVSLKEVNFKTMESKKCPGLYFAGEILDIDGVTGGFNFQSAWTTSWLAGQAIAFSN